From a single Bacillota bacterium genomic region:
- a CDS encoding 7-carboxy-7-deazaguanine synthase QueE → MLAPVVEIMSSIQGEGLLVGCRQIFIRLAGCNLRCTYCDTTDSLTPPAVCRVELTPGQRDFLEVPNLLSVERVVELVKHFPVQRHHSVSLTGGEPLLHVDFLKLLLPQLRVLGTRLFLETNGTLADALTEVRYWFDYISMDIKLPGQTSGELWTEHDEFLRVALDLPSGRSGEGVYVKIVITPDTTLAEFDQAVALIANHDRNIPLILQPVTPTGHVEAAPSPKAMLDWQERAAQWLHQVRVIPQLHKILRQL, encoded by the coding sequence ATGTTGGCCCCCGTCGTCGAAATCATGTCATCAATCCAGGGCGAAGGCCTCTTGGTCGGCTGCCGGCAAATTTTTATCCGGCTGGCTGGCTGCAATCTGCGCTGCACTTATTGTGATACCACAGACAGTTTAACTCCACCAGCGGTTTGTCGGGTGGAATTAACGCCAGGCCAGCGTGATTTTCTCGAAGTGCCTAACCTGCTATCTGTAGAACGGGTAGTCGAACTGGTCAAGCATTTTCCAGTGCAGCGGCACCACTCGGTAAGCCTGACCGGCGGAGAACCCCTGCTGCATGTGGATTTTTTAAAGCTCCTGTTACCCCAACTACGTGTTCTGGGGACTCGCTTATTTTTAGAGACCAATGGAACGTTGGCCGACGCCTTAACTGAGGTGCGTTACTGGTTTGATTATATTAGCATGGACATTAAACTGCCCGGTCAGACCAGCGGAGAGCTTTGGACAGAGCATGACGAGTTTCTCCGGGTGGCCCTTGATTTACCGTCAGGCCGGTCCGGCGAAGGGGTTTACGTCAAAATTGTGATTACGCCAGATACCACACTGGCTGAATTTGACCAGGCTGTTGCGTTAATTGCTAATCACGACCGGAATATCCCGCTGATCCTGCAGCCAGTGACGCCAACTGGCCACGTTGAGGCTGCACCGAGTCCGAAAGCCATGCTCGATTGGCAGGAGCGCGCGGCACAGTGGCTGCATCAGGTCAGGGTTATCCCTCAGTTACATAAGATATTGAGGCAATTATGA
- a CDS encoding DUF366 family protein — MKHLYIDQEIKYDGRQLHSLWAFRTFGLHGDSIVAWQGPCAVQLTEMVDQEDVRQNAPIFSQAMLHFIVEHFHRDLEKAVWQQRLLIALIGERLNEKCSGQVKRHGDDLYLGDRKLSVSIATLSPVSALIHVGLNVSSEGTPVPTVSLPELGVGDIKEFAETILQDYVREVEGVNYARCKVRGVD, encoded by the coding sequence GTGAAACACTTGTACATTGACCAGGAAATTAAATACGATGGACGGCAGCTCCATTCCCTGTGGGCTTTTCGGACGTTTGGTCTGCATGGAGACAGCATTGTCGCCTGGCAAGGACCGTGCGCGGTCCAATTGACGGAAATGGTTGACCAGGAGGATGTCCGGCAGAACGCGCCGATTTTCAGCCAGGCCATGCTGCATTTTATCGTTGAGCACTTTCACCGCGATCTGGAAAAAGCGGTCTGGCAGCAGCGTTTGTTGATCGCCCTGATCGGCGAACGGCTTAACGAAAAATGTTCGGGTCAGGTTAAACGACACGGTGATGACCTGTACCTGGGCGACCGGAAGCTGTCGGTTTCCATCGCGACCCTTTCGCCAGTATCAGCTCTGATCCACGTGGGATTAAACGTAAGCAGCGAGGGGACGCCGGTGCCGACGGTCAGTCTGCCCGAGTTGGGGGTTGGAGACATTAAAGAATTTGCGGAGACGATTTTACAAGATTACGTCCGCGAGGTTGAAGGTGTCAACTACGCCCGCTGCAAGGTCAGGGGTGTGGACTAG
- a CDS encoding FMN-binding glutamate synthase family protein produces MNSHLPAEFIVKVDHYRCRRCKRCILNCGFSALKFENGVVAEHHKCVACHRCVTFCPEQAITVEENRLAYKANAHWSVEVRKNILKQAEQGGMLLTGSGNDKPYLSYFDRLVIDACQVTNPPIDPIREPMELRTYLGRKPDSLGNNTAWNKKIGLDTQLGPQLKLETPIIFGGMSFGAISLNAQKALARAAQACGTFMNTGEGGLHKDLYPYKNNVIVQVASGRFGVNQEYLDQAAAIEIKIGQGAKPGIGGHLPGEKVNQEVSETRMIPIGTDALSPAPHHDIYSIEDLAQLIYALKETVNYSKPVGVKISAVHNVAAIASGITRAGADFIYIDGFRGGTGAAPNVIRDHVGIPIEVAIAAVDDRLRQEGIRNQVSVIAAGGIRHSGDIAKAIALGADAVAIGTAALIAMGCRVCQKCYTGNCSWGIATQRAELVKRLDPDQAAERLINLLQAWSLELKEVLGALGINAIESLRGNRERLRGVGLDDTSLTILGVKPAGQ; encoded by the coding sequence ATGAACAGCCATCTACCAGCAGAATTTATCGTCAAAGTTGACCACTACCGGTGCCGGCGGTGTAAACGGTGTATCCTCAACTGTGGGTTCAGCGCCTTAAAATTTGAAAATGGTGTGGTGGCCGAACATCACAAGTGCGTGGCTTGCCACCGGTGTGTCACGTTTTGCCCTGAACAGGCGATTACCGTGGAAGAAAATCGTCTGGCGTACAAAGCCAACGCTCACTGGTCGGTGGAAGTACGAAAAAACATCCTTAAACAGGCCGAGCAAGGCGGAATGTTGCTCACCGGTTCAGGTAATGACAAACCGTATCTCAGTTATTTTGACCGGCTGGTGATTGATGCCTGTCAGGTCACTAACCCCCCGATCGATCCGATTCGCGAACCGATGGAACTAAGAACGTACCTTGGTCGAAAACCGGATAGTTTGGGTAATAACACTGCCTGGAACAAAAAGATTGGGCTTGATACCCAATTGGGGCCGCAACTGAAATTGGAGACACCGATTATTTTTGGCGGTATGTCGTTTGGCGCGATCAGTCTCAATGCCCAAAAAGCGCTGGCGCGGGCAGCTCAAGCCTGCGGAACGTTTATGAATACCGGCGAAGGTGGGTTACACAAGGACTTATATCCGTACAAAAACAATGTCATCGTTCAGGTGGCTTCGGGAAGATTCGGTGTAAATCAGGAGTATTTGGACCAGGCGGCGGCTATTGAAATCAAAATTGGTCAAGGCGCAAAACCGGGTATCGGTGGTCACCTGCCGGGTGAGAAGGTCAACCAGGAAGTTTCTGAAACCAGGATGATTCCGATCGGGACCGATGCCCTGTCGCCAGCTCCCCATCACGATATTTATTCTATTGAAGATTTAGCTCAACTGATCTATGCCCTTAAGGAGACGGTCAATTACAGCAAACCAGTTGGAGTAAAAATCAGTGCAGTCCACAACGTCGCGGCGATTGCCAGCGGAATCACCCGGGCGGGGGCTGACTTCATCTATATCGATGGGTTCCGGGGTGGCACCGGCGCAGCCCCTAATGTCATTCGGGACCATGTAGGCATCCCGATTGAGGTCGCCATCGCAGCAGTTGATGATCGCCTGCGGCAAGAAGGGATACGCAATCAGGTCTCGGTTATCGCCGCCGGGGGAATCCGGCACAGTGGCGATATCGCCAAAGCGATTGCCTTGGGAGCCGATGCGGTCGCTATCGGTACCGCTGCCCTGATCGCTATGGGCTGTCGGGTCTGTCAAAAATGCTACACCGGCAACTGTTCGTGGGGGATTGCCACCCAGCGCGCGGAGTTGGTGAAACGCCTGGACCCCGATCAGGCCGCCGAACGTCTCATCAATTTGTTGCAAGCCTGGTCGTTGGAACTTAAAGAAGTACTGGGGGCCCTGGGAATCAATGCTATCGAAAGTCTGCGGGGAAATCGCGAACGTTTGCGCGGGGTAGGACTGGATGACACCAGTCTGACTATATTGGGGGTTAAGCCAGCGGGGCAGTAA
- the queD gene encoding 6-carboxytetrahydropterin synthase QueD, with the protein MYELTVKSGFAAAHRLRNYQGKCTQLHGHTWEIEVKVRGEKLDQAGMLMDFAELKRILREASEELDHTCLNDLEVFADTSPTALNPTAENLAWYLYQRLAAVLSRDYPQLKLRSVTIWESPVTAACYGEALE; encoded by the coding sequence GTGTATGAGCTAACAGTTAAATCAGGCTTTGCTGCCGCGCACCGGCTGAGAAACTATCAGGGGAAGTGTACTCAGCTCCATGGTCATACATGGGAGATTGAGGTCAAGGTCCGGGGAGAGAAGCTGGACCAGGCCGGCATGCTGATGGATTTTGCTGAACTGAAGCGGATCTTACGGGAAGCAAGCGAGGAACTGGACCACACGTGTTTAAACGATCTTGAGGTGTTTGCTGATACTTCTCCCACTGCCCTCAACCCTACCGCCGAGAACCTGGCCTGGTATCTTTATCAGCGGCTGGCTGCTGTGTTGAGCCGCGACTATCCCCAGCTCAAACTGCGGTCAGTGACGATCTGGGAGTCCCCGGTTACAGCCGCCTGTTATGGGGAGGCCCTGGAATGA
- the lipB gene encoding lipoyl(octanoyl) transferase LipB has product MSRRTTDKSRCAVINLGMMEYQTAYSYQQFLVAARAQDRIPNLLLLVEHHPVYTIGRSGNRRNILVNDEDLANLGVQVYCIDRGGDVTYHGPGQLVGYPIIKLQGETRDLHRLIYLYEEVMIRLVATYGLKAGRLSGFPGAWVGQKKIGAIGIGVSHWVSFHGFALNIAPQMEYFRYIIPCGIRGRGVTCLADELGCLVDYADLVDRLISSFSVVMAADCYQTRIADLGLDDFSWEERGDGRQWKRSRGCRPG; this is encoded by the coding sequence GTGAGCAGAAGAACGACTGACAAATCGCGCTGCGCGGTGATCAACTTGGGAATGATGGAGTATCAAACAGCCTACAGCTACCAGCAATTTCTGGTAGCTGCCCGGGCCCAGGACCGTATCCCCAACCTGCTGCTGTTGGTTGAACATCACCCGGTTTACACAATTGGTCGCAGTGGTAACCGGCGCAACATCCTGGTGAATGATGAGGATTTAGCGAATTTAGGCGTCCAAGTATACTGTATCGACCGGGGTGGGGATGTGACCTACCACGGTCCTGGCCAACTGGTTGGTTACCCAATCATCAAGCTGCAGGGGGAAACCAGGGATTTGCATCGCCTGATCTACCTGTATGAAGAAGTAATGATCCGTCTTGTCGCAACATACGGCCTTAAGGCTGGCCGATTGTCAGGTTTTCCCGGGGCCTGGGTCGGGCAGAAGAAGATTGGCGCCATTGGGATTGGCGTCAGCCACTGGGTGAGCTTTCACGGGTTTGCGCTGAACATTGCCCCTCAGATGGAATATTTTCGGTATATTATTCCCTGTGGGATCAGAGGCCGCGGTGTAACGTGCCTGGCCGATGAGTTGGGCTGTCTGGTTGATTATGCCGACCTAGTAGATCGTTTGATCAGTTCATTTAGCGTGGTTATGGCGGCCGATTGTTATCAGACCAGGATCGCTGACTTGGGGCTTGACGATTTTTCCTGGGAAGAGAGAGGGGATGGCAGGCAGTGGAAGAGATCAAGAGGTTGCCGTCCTGGCTGA
- the lipA gene encoding lipoyl synthase, translating to MKRLPSWLSKKLPPESATHTTHEIVERYGLHTVCAAAQCPNLGECFSARVATFLILGEICTRGCRFCAVEKGKPYPPDSDEPARVVAAARELGLRHVVITSVTRDDLPDGGAEQFVKVINRFQQENPLTTVEVLTPDFNGKRAAVECVTRARPQVFAHNLETIPRLYSWVRPQADYNRSLKVLAWAKQGDNSLITKSGLMVGLGETPAEVKNVLRDLRAVGCDVVTIGQYLRPSPHQIPVVEYVNPARFMEYEALGYELGFKKVMTGPFVRSSYQADACLVSV from the coding sequence ATCAAGAGGTTGCCGTCCTGGCTGAGTAAGAAGTTACCGCCAGAATCGGCAACCCACACAACACATGAAATAGTCGAACGGTATGGGCTGCACACGGTTTGTGCTGCCGCCCAATGTCCAAACCTGGGGGAGTGTTTTTCTGCCCGGGTGGCAACCTTCCTTATTCTGGGAGAGATCTGTACACGTGGCTGCCGGTTTTGTGCCGTAGAAAAAGGCAAACCTTATCCCCCCGATTCTGACGAACCGGCCCGGGTGGTGGCAGCTGCTCGAGAACTTGGTTTGAGGCATGTGGTGATCACTTCGGTTACCAGGGATGACTTGCCTGATGGTGGGGCCGAACAGTTTGTCAAAGTTATCAATCGATTTCAGCAGGAGAATCCATTGACCACGGTAGAGGTTTTAACCCCTGATTTTAACGGCAAACGGGCAGCGGTTGAATGCGTAACTCGAGCACGACCGCAGGTTTTTGCTCACAACCTGGAGACAATCCCCCGGTTGTACAGCTGGGTTCGTCCCCAGGCTGATTACAACCGCAGCCTAAAAGTATTGGCATGGGCCAAGCAGGGGGATAACTCCCTCATTACCAAGTCTGGTTTGATGGTTGGCCTGGGGGAAACACCAGCTGAGGTTAAGAATGTCTTGCGGGATTTGCGAGCAGTGGGATGTGACGTGGTGACTATCGGTCAGTATCTCCGTCCTTCACCCCATCAAATCCCAGTAGTGGAATATGTTAACCCGGCTCGATTCATGGAATACGAGGCCCTGGGGTATGAGCTGGGATTTAAAAAGGTAATGACCGGGCCCTTTGTCCGGAGTTCATATCAGGCTGATGCTTGTTTAGTATCAGTGTAA
- the queC gene encoding 7-cyano-7-deazaguanine synthase QueC — MNSLILLSGGLDSAVSLGIAVDKTQVKLALTFDYGQRAAAREIIAAKNLAEYYQLPHRVLTFPWLGEITKTALVDPLVELPELAAADFERPDRLQETADAVWVPNRNGVFINAAACLAEAIDCELIICGFNAEEAATFPDNTAAFVVAINQSLAFSTRGRVKVTSFVQDLTKVEIIKVGRDLGVPLKYIWSCYRGESAMCGHCESCQRLWRACIAAGYVPAELFNFRRDDR; from the coding sequence ATGAACAGTTTAATTTTGCTCTCCGGCGGTTTGGATTCAGCAGTTTCTTTAGGTATTGCCGTAGATAAGACGCAAGTGAAATTGGCCTTGACTTTCGACTACGGACAGCGGGCCGCTGCCCGTGAGATAATAGCGGCGAAAAATCTAGCAGAATACTATCAGCTGCCGCACCGGGTGCTCACCTTCCCCTGGCTGGGGGAGATCACCAAAACTGCTCTGGTTGATCCCCTGGTGGAACTGCCCGAACTCGCTGCGGCTGATTTTGAGCGTCCTGACCGCCTGCAGGAAACTGCGGACGCGGTCTGGGTGCCCAACCGCAACGGGGTATTTATCAACGCTGCGGCTTGCCTGGCGGAAGCGATAGATTGTGAGTTGATCATCTGTGGTTTTAACGCTGAGGAAGCAGCTACGTTTCCCGATAATACCGCGGCATTTGTGGTAGCGATCAACCAGAGTTTAGCTTTTTCCACGCGCGGTCGAGTCAAGGTGACCAGCTTTGTCCAGGATCTGACCAAGGTGGAAATAATCAAGGTGGGCCGGGACCTGGGCGTTCCTTTAAAATATATTTGGAGCTGTTACCGAGGTGAGTCGGCCATGTGTGGACACTGTGAAAGCTGCCAGCGCCTGTGGCGCGCCTGTATCGCTGCGGGCTATGTACCCGCTGAACTTTTCAACTTCAGGAGAGATGACCGGTGA
- the lpdA gene encoding dihydrolipoyl dehydrogenase encodes MEYDLTVIGAGPGGYVAAIRASQLGARVCVVEARELGGTCLNRGCIPTKALVASANLATRITESEELGITVSGLTVHWPRVMDRQQRVVNQLRNGIARLFEKNRITLLQGWGRLVTPNTVQIQLASGDEMSVQSQHILLATGSEPAIFPGWEYDGRTVVSSDDLLGIEKIPTSLIIIGGGVVGCEFASIFRAFGTRVTVIEQLSNLLPMAEREVSRQLMSIFRGQGIQVKTKTSVQAIHLADGLAEVSLASGESLTAEKVLLAVGRRLNTKNLGLEEIGVNVGERGEVIVNEWMETNIPGVYAVGDITNKLQLAHVASAQGVVAVERMFGHGRLLNYNAIPWCVFTRPEVAGVGLTSEQARALDIPVRAGKFFFTGNGKALAAGETEGFVKIIAHRDTDVLLGAHIIGSHASELIAEAGLAVTLGLTGEQFAQAVHAHPTTAEAVLEAVELTRGLAIHA; translated from the coding sequence ATGGAATATGACCTGACGGTAATTGGGGCAGGTCCAGGTGGCTATGTGGCTGCCATCCGGGCCAGCCAACTCGGGGCCCGGGTCTGTGTGGTAGAAGCCAGAGAGCTGGGTGGAACTTGTCTGAACCGGGGCTGTATCCCCACCAAGGCTTTGGTAGCCAGCGCTAATCTGGCGACCAGGATTACGGAGAGCGAAGAACTGGGGATCACAGTCAGTGGCCTAACTGTGCACTGGCCGCGAGTGATGGATAGGCAACAGCGAGTGGTAAACCAGTTGCGTAACGGAATCGCCAGGCTGTTTGAAAAAAACAGGATCACCCTGTTACAAGGCTGGGGTCGGTTGGTTACCCCGAATACAGTCCAGATTCAGTTGGCGTCCGGTGATGAAATGAGCGTTCAATCCCAGCATATCTTGCTCGCAACTGGCAGCGAGCCAGCAATTTTCCCCGGCTGGGAATATGATGGACGGACAGTCGTGAGCAGCGATGATCTACTAGGGATAGAAAAGATTCCAACCAGTCTGATCATCATCGGTGGCGGCGTGGTTGGGTGCGAATTCGCTTCCATCTTCAGGGCGTTTGGCACGCGAGTGACCGTGATCGAACAACTGTCAAACCTGCTGCCCATGGCCGAACGCGAGGTTTCCCGGCAGTTGATGAGCATTTTCCGGGGACAGGGCATCCAGGTCAAAACTAAAACTTCCGTCCAGGCCATTCATTTGGCTGATGGATTGGCCGAGGTGTCACTTGCTTCAGGCGAGTCCCTGACTGCCGAAAAAGTGTTGCTCGCGGTCGGCCGGCGGTTGAACACGAAGAATCTTGGCCTGGAAGAGATTGGCGTCAATGTTGGTGAGCGGGGTGAGGTCATCGTCAATGAGTGGATGGAAACAAATATCCCCGGTGTTTATGCGGTCGGCGACATTACTAATAAACTGCAGTTAGCTCACGTGGCTTCGGCGCAAGGAGTTGTTGCGGTGGAGCGAATGTTTGGGCACGGTCGGTTACTAAACTATAACGCTATTCCGTGGTGTGTGTTCACGCGACCGGAAGTTGCCGGGGTTGGGTTGACCAGTGAACAGGCCCGGGCACTGGATATTCCAGTGCGCGCCGGAAAATTCTTCTTTACAGGAAATGGTAAAGCCCTGGCCGCGGGGGAAACTGAAGGTTTTGTCAAGATAATCGCCCACCGGGACACGGACGTACTCCTGGGCGCCCACATAATTGGGAGTCATGCCAGCGAACTCATTGCTGAGGCTGGACTGGCGGTAACCCTGGGTTTAACGGGTGAGCAGTTTGCTCAGGCTGTTCACGCTCACCCCACAACGGCGGAAGCTGTTCTGGAAGCGGTTGAACTAACACGCGGATTGGCAATCCACGCTTGA
- a CDS encoding biotin/lipoyl-binding protein, with protein MEVKLPFIAKDVYEGTISLWLVDEGDEVAEGDELVEITTSKAAFKLPAPVSGRLVEIVAQEGQIVKVGETLAIIEEE; from the coding sequence ATGGAAGTTAAGTTACCATTCATTGCGAAAGATGTTTACGAGGGCACGATTTCTTTATGGTTAGTTGATGAAGGAGACGAGGTCGCGGAAGGGGACGAACTGGTAGAGATTACTACCAGCAAAGCTGCTTTTAAATTACCGGCGCCAGTGAGCGGCCGGCTTGTGGAAATTGTGGCTCAGGAGGGGCAAATCGTCAAGGTTGGTGAAACCCTGGCCATAATTGAGGAAGAATAA
- a CDS encoding glycosyltransferase family 4 protein, giving the protein MGGAERYQVDLCRLLREQGFSVEVWQIGSGWVREFDGIVIRSIPVNKNEYYTFPELSISFYENSISCDYAIYFILPLAYPIARENSIAISHGVFWDWPGFELIAGRQEDRREWLRRMQIALAGPQKLVSVDTNTINFFNATLPSYYHKWEYIPNYVDLDLFYPPSVKNGTECVRVLFPRRLVPVRGINETLRAAEILSARYPWIEFHFCGRGHDDNIEQLMSQWVSTQERCYYYWKPFEMMPEIYRQSDIVLIPSRSTEGTSLAALEAMACGRPVIAGITGGLCDLIINGYNGYLIKPSVENLVSAIEELALNRSKRRLMGQRAREVAMAFSKKLWAERWTSLLEQIFR; this is encoded by the coding sequence ATGGGTGGTGCTGAGCGGTATCAAGTTGATCTTTGTCGATTACTCCGGGAACAAGGTTTCTCTGTCGAGGTATGGCAAATTGGTAGCGGTTGGGTTCGGGAATTCGACGGCATTGTCATCCGCAGCATTCCCGTGAACAAAAACGAATACTATACCTTTCCCGAGCTCAGTATCTCCTTTTACGAAAATTCTATTTCCTGTGATTACGCGATTTATTTTATCCTTCCTTTAGCCTACCCAATCGCGCGGGAGAACAGTATTGCCATCAGTCACGGAGTCTTTTGGGATTGGCCCGGGTTTGAGCTTATCGCCGGGAGGCAGGAGGACCGTCGAGAATGGTTGAGACGCATGCAGATTGCTTTAGCAGGACCACAAAAATTGGTATCGGTAGATACCAATACCATAAATTTCTTCAATGCCACTCTCCCCAGCTATTATCATAAGTGGGAGTACATCCCCAATTATGTAGATCTAGACCTTTTTTACCCACCTTCAGTAAAAAACGGAACCGAATGTGTCCGTGTCCTCTTCCCTCGCCGTTTGGTTCCCGTCCGTGGGATTAATGAAACCTTGCGAGCGGCAGAAATATTGTCTGCTCGCTATCCCTGGATTGAATTTCACTTTTGTGGGCGCGGTCATGATGACAATATCGAACAACTCATGTCACAATGGGTTTCTACCCAAGAACGTTGTTACTATTATTGGAAGCCCTTTGAAATGATGCCTGAGATATACCGACAATCAGATATTGTGCTTATTCCTTCTCGTTCTACTGAAGGGACCAGTCTGGCTGCTCTAGAAGCTATGGCCTGCGGTCGACCAGTAATTGCTGGCATAACGGGCGGTTTATGTGACCTCATCATTAACGGTTATAATGGCTACTTAATAAAACCTTCGGTGGAAAACCTCGTATCAGCCATCGAAGAATTAGCGCTGAACAGAAGCAAAAGACGGCTGATGGGACAACGAGCCAGAGAAGTAGCCATGGCCTTTAGCAAGAAATTGTGGGCAGAAAGATGGACCAGTTTATTAGAACAAATTTTTCGTTAG
- a CDS encoding glycosyltransferase — protein MPKLTAMMIVRNEVNRYLPRCLKSLTSYVDEIIILDDASTDPTPELCLSFPNVKLFRHEISLFLIDEAQLRKQLWHYTVSTNPEWILALDADEFLETRAVFELPYLLNQDLFPAVSFRLYDCWGSEDYYRVDGLWNPWRRGFSIYLVKYQPQLVADWPSHKYHCGRLPLSYRRLPNFESDLRIKHLGWANPAETRDKYERAVKQDINFNFMPREHYESILWPQEKIMLEKWLEPLATQGISYSNKNS, from the coding sequence ATGCCAAAACTCACTGCCATGATGATTGTTCGCAATGAAGTCAATCGTTATTTACCACGCTGTCTTAAGTCTTTAACCAGCTACGTTGATGAGATTATCATTTTAGATGATGCCTCCACTGATCCAACTCCTGAACTCTGCCTTAGCTTTCCAAACGTTAAACTCTTTCGCCACGAAATTTCCTTGTTTCTAATAGACGAAGCGCAGTTGCGCAAACAACTCTGGCATTATACCGTTTCTACTAACCCCGAATGGATTCTTGCCCTCGATGCTGATGAATTCCTGGAAACCAGGGCAGTTTTCGAACTTCCATACTTATTAAATCAAGACCTTTTTCCGGCTGTTAGTTTTCGGCTTTATGATTGTTGGGGAAGTGAAGATTATTACCGGGTCGATGGTTTATGGAACCCCTGGAGACGAGGTTTTTCTATTTACCTTGTTAAGTATCAGCCTCAATTAGTTGCTGATTGGCCATCACATAAATATCATTGCGGCCGCCTACCCCTTTCTTACCGCCGTCTACCTAACTTCGAAAGCGATTTGCGAATCAAGCATCTCGGCTGGGCAAATCCTGCAGAAACCAGAGATAAATACGAACGAGCGGTAAAGCAAGACATCAACTTTAATTTTATGCCCAGGGAGCATTATGAAAGCATTCTTTGGCCACAAGAAAAAATTATGCTTGAAAAATGGTTGGAACCTTTAGCAACCCAAGGCATATCATATAGCAACAAGAACAGTTAA
- a CDS encoding Gfo/Idh/MocA family oxidoreductase has product MQKLGIIGLGPWGRNYVRIFHRLVGKERLVVCDLNHLRRSETQTAYPEIEATGNYLELLKRPDIIGVVIVTPPQTHFLLARASLLAGKHTLIEQPVVESLLQAEALFQLGRKKELVVMAGHLMVFHPVAEKVRQMLAAGRLGQLQYIFFNQANPQTYSSREKFLWNVIVHDLALLEYWLGEEPGQIKASGVGWEINQAKKAISVLMLMPGGCMVHLFETCCHPVKVRKIVLVGNRGSLVFDDLEPGHKLQFFSGGGNTPDQCFPTWTEPLEWECCHFLECITRQIPPCTGEQHTLWVMRNAEKILNHLADD; this is encoded by the coding sequence ATGCAAAAATTGGGAATTATTGGTCTTGGTCCCTGGGGCAGAAACTATGTGCGTATTTTCCACCGGCTGGTAGGAAAAGAGCGTCTGGTCGTTTGTGATCTTAATCACCTGCGCCGGTCGGAAACGCAAACTGCCTACCCCGAAATAGAAGCAACCGGCAATTATCTTGAATTGCTCAAACGTCCTGATATTATTGGGGTGGTCATCGTCACCCCACCCCAGACCCACTTCCTGCTGGCCAGAGCCTCACTTCTGGCCGGTAAACACACCCTGATCGAGCAACCAGTGGTGGAAAGCCTGCTCCAGGCCGAGGCCCTATTTCAATTGGGCCGTAAGAAGGAACTGGTTGTCATGGCCGGTCACCTAATGGTCTTCCACCCCGTCGCTGAAAAGGTGCGTCAGATGCTTGCCGCCGGCCGGCTCGGCCAGTTGCAGTACATTTTCTTCAACCAGGCCAATCCGCAGACCTATTCAAGTAGGGAAAAGTTTCTCTGGAATGTGATAGTACATGATCTGGCACTGCTGGAATACTGGTTGGGCGAGGAGCCCGGGCAAATCAAAGCCTCTGGTGTCGGTTGGGAGATAAATCAAGCCAAAAAAGCAATCTCTGTTTTAATGCTGATGCCTGGGGGATGTATGGTCCATTTATTTGAGACCTGCTGCCATCCAGTAAAAGTAAGAAAAATTGTCCTGGTGGGTAACCGTGGCAGTCTGGTGTTCGACGACCTGGAGCCAGGGCATAAGCTCCAATTCTTTTCAGGAGGTGGAAACACACCTGATCAATGTTTCCCGACCTGGACCGAGCCTTTAGAATGGGAATGCTGTCATTTTCTGGAATGCATCACCAGGCAAATTCCGCCCTGCACTGGCGAACAGCATACCCTATGGGTCATGCGGAACGCGGAAAAGATCCTGAACCACCTAGCAGATGATTAG